A stretch of the Clavibacter sp. B3I6 genome encodes the following:
- a CDS encoding ATP-dependent Clp protease ATP-binding subunit yields MFERFTDRARRVVVLAQEEAKMLNHNYIGTEHILLGLIHEGEGVAAKALESLGISLDAVREQVQDIIGQGQQQPTGHIPFTPRAKKVLELSLREALQLGHNYIGTEHILLGLIREGEGVAAQVLVKLGADLNRVRQQVIQLLSGYQGKEAVAVGGEQQQSQQAGSTVLDQFGRNLTQAARDGKLDPVIGREKEIERVMQILSRRSKNNPVLIGEPGVGKTAVVEGLAQAIVKGDVPETLKDKQLYTLDLGSLIAGSRYRGDFEERLKKVTKEIRTRGDIITFIDEIHTLVGAGAAEGAIDAASILKPLLARGELQTIGATTLDEYRKHFEKDAALERRFQPIQVHEPSLPHTINILKGLRDKYEAFHKVSITDGAIVSAANLADRYIADRFLPDKAIDLIDEAGARLRLSILSAPPELREFDERISVVRVAKETAIEDQDFEKAASLRDEEKNLLGERLRLEKQWRSGDVRTTAEVDEGLIAEVLAQATGIPVFKLTEEESSRLVFMEKALHQRVIGQEEAISALSKTIRRTRAGLKDPRRPSGSFIFAGPTGVGKTELAKALAEFLFDDEDALISLDMSEYGEKHTVSRLFGAPPGFVGFEEGGQLTEKVRRKPFSVVLFDEIEKAHPDIFNSLLQILEEGRLTDGQGRVVDFKNTVIIMTTNLGTKDITGAPVGFQVENNAANSYERMKGKVSEELKKNFKPEFLNRVDDTIVFPQLSKPELLQIVDLFVKRLSDRMMDRDLTITLETAAKERLIEVGFDPSLGARPLRRAVQHEIEDRLSERILQGELNAGDHVHVDYVDGVFTFLTTQREGLTVGAGIGTGPATPDLAITSE; encoded by the coding sequence ATGTTCGAGAGATTCACCGACCGCGCTCGTCGCGTCGTCGTCCTGGCCCAAGAAGAGGCCAAGATGCTCAACCACAACTACATCGGGACCGAGCACATCCTGCTCGGCCTCATCCACGAGGGTGAAGGCGTGGCCGCCAAGGCCCTGGAGTCGCTCGGCATCTCCCTCGATGCCGTACGCGAACAGGTCCAGGACATCATCGGCCAGGGCCAGCAGCAGCCCACGGGTCACATCCCGTTCACGCCGCGCGCCAAGAAGGTCCTGGAGCTGTCGCTCCGCGAGGCTCTCCAGCTCGGCCACAACTACATCGGCACCGAGCACATCCTGCTCGGCCTGATCCGCGAGGGCGAGGGCGTCGCCGCCCAGGTGCTCGTGAAGCTCGGCGCCGACCTCAACCGCGTGCGCCAGCAGGTCATCCAGCTCCTGTCCGGTTACCAGGGCAAGGAGGCCGTCGCCGTCGGCGGCGAGCAGCAGCAGAGCCAGCAGGCCGGCTCCACGGTCCTCGACCAGTTCGGGCGCAACCTCACGCAGGCGGCGCGCGACGGCAAGCTCGACCCCGTCATCGGGCGCGAGAAGGAGATCGAGCGCGTGATGCAGATCCTGTCGCGCCGCTCGAAGAACAACCCCGTCCTCATCGGCGAGCCCGGCGTCGGCAAGACCGCCGTCGTCGAGGGCCTGGCGCAGGCCATCGTCAAGGGCGACGTCCCGGAGACGCTGAAGGACAAGCAGCTCTACACGCTCGACCTCGGCTCGCTCATCGCCGGGTCCCGCTACCGCGGCGACTTCGAGGAGCGCCTCAAGAAGGTCACCAAGGAGATCCGCACCCGCGGCGACATCATCACCTTCATCGACGAGATCCACACCCTCGTCGGCGCGGGTGCTGCCGAGGGCGCGATCGACGCGGCCAGCATCCTCAAGCCGCTCCTCGCGCGCGGCGAGCTGCAGACCATCGGCGCCACGACGCTCGACGAGTACCGCAAGCACTTCGAGAAGGACGCGGCCCTCGAGCGCCGCTTCCAGCCGATCCAGGTGCACGAGCCCTCGCTGCCCCACACGATCAACATCCTCAAGGGCCTGCGCGACAAGTACGAGGCGTTCCACAAGGTGTCCATCACCGACGGTGCCATCGTCTCGGCGGCGAACCTCGCCGACCGCTACATCGCGGACCGCTTCCTGCCGGACAAGGCCATCGACCTGATCGACGAGGCCGGCGCCCGCCTGCGCCTGTCGATCCTGTCGGCCCCGCCGGAGCTCCGCGAGTTCGACGAGCGCATCTCCGTGGTCCGCGTGGCCAAGGAGACGGCGATCGAGGACCAGGACTTCGAGAAGGCCGCGAGCCTGCGCGACGAGGAGAAGAACCTCCTCGGCGAGCGACTCCGCCTCGAGAAGCAGTGGCGCTCGGGCGACGTCCGCACCACGGCCGAGGTCGACGAGGGCCTGATCGCCGAGGTGCTGGCGCAGGCGACCGGCATCCCCGTGTTCAAGCTCACGGAGGAGGAGTCCTCGCGGCTCGTCTTCATGGAGAAGGCCCTGCACCAGCGGGTCATCGGCCAGGAGGAGGCCATCTCGGCCCTGTCCAAGACCATCCGCCGCACGCGCGCCGGACTCAAGGACCCCCGCCGCCCCTCGGGATCGTTCATCTTCGCCGGCCCCACGGGCGTCGGCAAGACGGAGCTCGCGAAGGCCCTGGCGGAGTTCCTCTTCGACGACGAGGACGCCCTCATCTCGCTCGACATGAGCGAGTACGGCGAGAAGCACACCGTGAGCCGCCTCTTCGGCGCCCCTCCCGGATTCGTCGGCTTCGAGGAGGGCGGCCAGCTCACCGAGAAGGTGCGCCGCAAGCCGTTCTCCGTGGTGCTCTTCGACGAGATCGAGAAGGCCCACCCGGACATCTTCAACTCGCTCCTCCAGATCCTGGAGGAGGGACGCCTGACGGATGGCCAGGGCCGCGTGGTCGACTTCAAGAACACGGTCATCATCATGACCACCAACCTCGGCACCAAGGACATCACGGGTGCCCCGGTCGGGTTCCAGGTCGAGAACAACGCCGCGAACTCCTATGAGCGCATGAAGGGCAAGGTCAGCGAGGAGCTGAAGAAGAACTTCAAGCCCGAGTTCCTCAACCGCGTGGACGACACCATCGTCTTCCCGCAGCTGTCGAAGCCCGAGCTGCTCCAGATCGTGGACCTGTTCGTGAAGCGCCTGTCGGACCGCATGATGGACCGCGACCTCACCATCACGCTCGAGACCGCCGCGAAGGAGCGCCTCATCGAGGTCGGCTTCGACCCGTCGCTCGGCGCCCGGCCGCTGCGCCGCGCCGTGCAGCACGAGATCGAGGACCGCCTGTCGGAGCGCATCCTGCAGGGCGAGCTCAACGCGGGCGACCACGTGCACGTGGACTACGTGGACGGCGTGTTCACGTTCCTCACCACGCAGCGCGAGGGGCTCACGGTCGGCGCCGGCATCGGCACCGGTCCGGCCACCCCGGACCTCGCCATCACCAGCGAGTAG